One segment of Terriglobia bacterium DNA contains the following:
- a CDS encoding SRPBCC domain-containing protein, which yields MTKSTLNETERMVVTRVFDAPRELVWKAWTDPKYVMQWWGPKGFTAPVCQMDFRVGGKFLCCMKAPDGQEFWNAVEYHEIVPHEKIVSLMYFSDSKGNKIDPAQLGIEHE from the coding sequence ATGACAAAAAGCACGTTGAATGAGACAGAGCGGATGGTTGTCACAAGAGTTTTTGATGCCCCACGCGAATTGGTTTGGAAGGCGTGGACAGACCCGAAATATGTGATGCAGTGGTGGGGGCCGAAGGGCTTTACTGCGCCCGTTTGCCAGATGGATTTTCGCGTTGGGGGAAAATTTCTCTGCTGCATGAAAGCACCGGATGGGCAGGAGTTCTGGAATGCGGTTGAATACCACGAGATTGTTCCGCACGAGAAGATCGTTTCCTTGATGTACTTTTCGGACTCGAAGGGAAACAAGATTGATCCTGCGCAGCTAGGAATAGAACATGAGG